From the Cucurbita pepo subsp. pepo cultivar mu-cu-16 chromosome LG05, ASM280686v2, whole genome shotgun sequence genome, one window contains:
- the LOC111794836 gene encoding LOW QUALITY PROTEIN: metal-independent phosphoserine phosphatase-like (The sequence of the model RefSeq protein was modified relative to this genomic sequence to represent the inferred CDS: deleted 2 bases in 1 codon) has product MAAAPFLRNRYWILRHGKSIPNEKGLIVSSIENGTLPEYQLVSEGVEQAQLAGEQFLKELKENCILLENVRICYSPFSRTIHTAKVAASALNLPFESPLCKMMEDLRERYFGPSLEFLSQAKCKEVGAVDEEDPFKPPEGGESVEDVASRLAKAVLQMESKFEGCAILVISHGDPLQILQTVMGAAMHENGTGSHDLASRLQAVITKPILSQHRKFALLTGELRAVV; this is encoded by the exons ATGGCAGCGGCGCCATTTCTACGCAACAGATATTGGATTCTCAGGCATGGCAAGAGCATTCCCAATGAGAAGGGCCTCATCGTTTCTTCTATA GAAAATGGTACCCTCCCTGAGTATCAACTGGTTTCTGAGGGAGTTGAACAGGCGCAGTTGGCTGGAGAACAATTCTTaaag GAATTGAAGGAAAACTGCATACTGCTCGAAAATGTTCGGATTTGCTAT TCGCCGTTCTCAAGAACAATCCATACAGCTAAAGTGGCTGCATCTGCACTGAATCTTCCATTTGAAAGCCCTCTGTGCAAG ATGATGGAAGATCTCAGGGAACGCTACTTTGGTCCTTCATTGGAGTTCTTGTCTCAGGCCAAA TGCAAAGAAGTTGGGGCTGTTGATGAGGAAGATCCATTCAAGCCGCCCGAAGGTGGAGAAAGCGTTGAAGATGTTGCTTCAAGACTAGCCAAAGCAGTGCTTCAAATGGAGTCAAAATTTGAAGG ATGTGCCATCTTGGTGATCAGCCATGGGGACCCCCTGCAAATTTTGCAGACAGTGATGGGAGCTGCCATGCATGAAAATGGAACGGGTTCTCATGATTTGGCTTCAAGATTACAAGCCGTCATCACCAAGCCCATTCTCTCGCAGCACCGGAAATTTGCTCTGCTCACCGGAGAACTTCGAGCTGTCGTTTGA
- the LOC111795917 gene encoding isocitrate dehydrogenase [NAD] regulatory subunit 1, mitochondrial-like — MAARSAFPIICRLASPYRSRFQLSPFNLFSDARSVTYMPRPGDGAPRAVTLIPGDGIGPLVTNAVEQVMEALHAPVYFERYDVHGNMKQVPREVMESIFKNKVCLKGGLMTPMGGGVSSLNVQLRKELDLYASLVNCFNFPGLLTRHENVDIAVIRENTEGEYAGLEHEVIPGVVESLKVITKFSSERIAKYAFEYAYLNNRKKVTAVHKANIMKLADGLFLESCREVATQYPIIQYNEVIVDNCCMQLVSKPEQFDVMVTPNLYGNLVANTAAGLAGGTGLMPGGNVGADHAIFEQGASAGNVGNEKIVEQKKANPVALLLSSAMMLRHLQFPSFADRLENAVKRVIMEDKCRTKDLGGNCTTQDVVDAVIAFLD, encoded by the exons ATGGCTGCCCGCAGCGCCTTTCCGATCATATGCCGCCTCGCCTCCCCTTACCGGAGCCGTTTTCAGCTTTCCCCTTTCAATCTATTCTCCGACGCCCGATCCGTCACCTACATGCCGAGGCCTGGAGATGGAGCTCCGCGCGCGGTCACTCTCATTCCTGGAGACGGAATCGGTCCTCTGGTGACTAATGCGGTTGAGCAAGTGATGGAGGCGTTGCACGCTCCTGTCTACTTTGAACGCTACGATGTCCATGGTAATATGAAGCAGGTTCCTCGCGAGGTAATGGAGtctatttttaagaataaggTGTGTTTGAAAGGCGGCTTGATGACTCCGATGGGCGGTGGTGTTAGTTCTCTCAATGTGCAACTGAGGAAGGAGCTCGACTTGTATGCCTCGCTTGTTAATTGTTTCAATTTCCCTGGATTGCTTACGCGTCATGAGAATGTTGATATTGCCGTCATTAGGGAGAACACCGAGGGTGAATACGCTGGCCTCGAGCATGAGGTTATTCCTGGCGTCGTCGAAAGCCTCAag GTGATTACAAAGTTCTCCTCAGAACGCATTGCCAAATATGCATTCGAGTATGCTTATCTGAACAACAGGAAGAAAGTGACGGCTGTACACAAAGCCAATATCATGAAACTTGCAGATGGGTTGTTTTTGGAGTCTTGCAGGGAAGTGGCAACCCAATATCCTATTATCCAATACAATGAGGTTATTGTTGACAACTGTTGTATGCAGCTTGTTTCAAAACCCGAGCAATTTGATGTAATG GTGACTCCCAACCTTTATGGAAATCTAGTAGCAAACACTGCAGCTGGACTTGCTGGAGGCACTGGTCTCATGCCAGGAG GCAACGTGGGGGCAGATCATGCCATATTTGAGCAAGGAGCTTCAGCGGGGAACGTGGGGAATGAGAAAATAGTGGAGCAAAAGAAAGCCAACCCAGTTGCTTTGCTGCTGTCTTCAGCCATGATGCTGAGGCACCTTCAGTTTCCTTCATTCGCCGACAGGCTTGAGAATGCTGTGAAACGGGTGATCATGGAGGACAAGTGCAGGACTAAGGATCTTGGTGGGAACTGCACCACCCAAGACGTTGTCGATGCTGTCATTGCCTTCTTGGACTGA
- the LOC111795728 gene encoding SEC1 family transport protein SLY1-like, whose translation MALNLRQKQTECIIRMLNLNQPVNSTSTANEEVYKILIFDRFCQNILSPLIHVKDLRKHGVTLYFLIDKDRKPVHDVPAVYFVQPSKINIDRIVADASRFLYDSFYLNFSSSIPRPLLEDLASGTLNSDSVQRIAKVHDQYLEFVTLEDNLFSLAQKSIYVQLNDPSAGDREIEEIIERIVSGLFSVLATLAVVPVIRCQRGGPAEMVASALDQRLRDHLLSKNNLFTEGGGFASSFQRPILCLFDRNFELSVGIQHDFRYRPLVHDILGLKLNRLSVQGEKGGMKSYELDSSDSFWVANGSLEFPEVAVEIETQLNKYKKDVDEVNRRTGGTDGAEFDGTNLIGNTKHLMNAVNSLPELTERKQIIDKHTNIATVLLGEIKERSLDSYAKKENDMMARGGIDRNELLSVLKGKGTKTDKLRFAVIYLISSESINQSEVEAVEAALRESEVDTSAFQYVKKIKSLNVSFSSANSASRSNIVDWAEKLYGQSISAVTAGVKNLLSSDRQLALTRTVEALMEGKPNPEIDTFLAFDPRAPKSSSGTSGSHLKGPFREAIVFMIGGGNYVEYGSLQELAMNQQTVKHIIYGSTEILTGAEFVEQLSLLGQKMGLGNVAPPPPPGP comes from the exons ATGGCTTTAAACCTTCGCCAGAAGCAAACAG AATGTATAATTCGAATGTTGAATTTGAACCAGCCGGTGAACTCAACATCGACCGCGAACGAAGAGGTTTACAAGATCTTGATCTTCGACAGATTTTGCCAGAACATACTGTCGCCTTTGATTCATGTCAAGGATCTTCGCAAACATGGGGTCactctttattttctcatcGACAAGGATCGGAAACCTGTTCACGATGTGCCTGCTGTCTATTTCGTCCAACCGAGTAAGATCAATATAGATAGAATTGTTGCTGATGCTTCTCGTTTCCTCTATGATAGCTTTTACTTAAACTTCTCTTCTTCGATTCCTCGTCCTCTCCTTGAGGATCTCGCATCTGGAACTCTGAATTCAGATTCGGTTCAACGAATCGCGAAGGTGCACGACCAGTATTTAGAATTCGTTACATTGGAGGATAATTTGTTTTCGTTAGCTCAGAAGAGTATATATGTTCAATTGAACGATCCCTCTGCTGGAGATCGTGAAATTGAGGAGATTATAGAGAGAATCGTTAGTGGATTGTTTAGTGTTTTGGCTACGCTGGCTGTAGTGCCTGTTATTCGATGCCAACGAGGAGGGCCAGCAGAAATGGTTGCCTCGGCATTGGATCAGAGGTTGAGAGATCATTTGTTGTCgaagaacaatttgtttaCAGAGGGTGGGGGCTTTGCTAGCTCATTCCAGCGTCCGATTCTGTGTCTGTTCGATCGCAATTTCGAATTATCTGTAGGAATACAGCATGATTTTAGGTACAGACCTTTAGTTCATGATATTCTAGGATTGAAACTGAATAGATTAAGCGTGCAGGGTGAAAAGGGTGGGATGAAATCCTATGAATTAGATAGTTCTGACTCATTTTGGGTGGCAAATGGATCTTTGGAGTTTCCAGAAGTTGCAGTGGAGATTGAAACTCAGTTGAATAAGTATAAGAAGGACGTTGATGAAGTGAATAGAAGAACTGGTGGGACTGATGGAGCTGAGTTTGATGGAACAAATTTGATTGGGAACACAAAGCATTTGATGAATGCTGTGAATTCATTGCCTGAATTGACCGAACGGAAGCAAATTATCGATAAGCATACGAACATTGCCACTGTATTGTTGGGTGAGATCAAGGAGAGGTCTCTTGATTCTTATGCTAAAAAGGAGAACGACATGATGGCTCGAGGTGGTATTGATCGGAACGAGCTCTTGTCTGTGCTAAAAGGGAAGGGTACGAAGACGGATAAGCTTCGATTCGCTGTTATATATCTGATCTCTTCGGAAAGTATAAACCAATCTGAAGTGGAAGCTGTAGAAGCTGCTCTGAGGGAATCAGAAGTTGATACTAGTGCATTTCAATATGTTAAGAAGATCAAGTCATTGAATGTCTCGTTCTCATCAGCAAATTCAGCTAGCAGAAGCAACATTGTGGATTGGGCTGAAAAACTCTATGGACAGTCAATTAGTGCAGTGACTGCTGGTGTTAAAAATCTCTTGTCTAGTGATCGGCAGCTTGCTCTAACTAGGACGGTCGAGGCGTTGATGGAAGGAAAACCGAATCCTGAGATTGATACGTTCCTTGCGTTCGATCCTCGTGCTCCAAAGTCGAGCTCTGGAACCAGTGGCAGCCATCTAAAAGGACCATTCAGGGAAGCAATTGTATTCATGATTGGAGGCGGTAACTATGTCGAGTACGGGAGCTTGCAAGAGCTGGCAATGAATCAGCAGACAGTCAAGCATATAATATACGGTAGCACCGAGATCCTCACCGGAGCCGAGTTCGTGGAGCAGCTATCGCTGTTGGGGCAGAAGATGGGACTTGGCAACGTTGCTCCGCCCCCTCCTCCAGGTCCTTAA
- the LOC111794603 gene encoding uncharacterized protein LOC111794603, whose translation MATAPFLRNRYWILRHGKSIPNEKGLIVSSIENGTLPEYQLASEGVGQAQLAGEQFLKELKENSIPLENVRICYSPFSRTIHTAKVAASALNLPFENPQCKMMEDLRERYFGPSFELLSHDKYAEIWALDEEDPFKRPEGGESVEDVASRLAKAVLQMESQFQGCAVLVVSHGDPLQIFQTVMGAATHENGSSSDELASRLQAAITKPILSQHRKFALLTGELRAVV comes from the exons ATGGCGACGGCGCCTTTTCTACGCAACAGATATTGGATTCTCAGGCATGGCAAGAGCATTCCCAATGAGAAGGGCCTCATCGTTTCTTCTATA GAAAATGGTACCCTCCCTGAGTATCAACTGGCTTCTGAGGGTGTTGGACAGGCGCAGTTGGCTGGAGAACAATTCTTAAAG GAGTTGAAGGAAAATTCCATACCGCTCGAAAATGTTCGGATTTGCTATTCACCATTCTCAAGAACAATCCATACAGCTAAAGTGGCTGCATCTGCACTGAATCTTCCATTTGAAAACCCTCAGTGTAAG ATGATGGAAGATCTCAGGGAACGCTACTTTGGTCCTTCATTTGAGCTTTTGTCTCATGACAAA TATGCAGAAATCTGGGCTCTTGATGAGGAAGATCCATTCAAGCGGCCTGAAGGTGGAGAAAGCGTTGAAGATGTTGCTTCAAGACTTGCCAAAGCAGTGCTTCAAATGGAGTCTCAATTTCAAGG TTGCGCCGTCTTGGTGGTCAGCCATGGGGACCCTCTGCAAATCTTTCAGACGGTGATGGGAGCTGCCACGCATGAAAATGGATCGAGTTCCGATGAATTGGCATCGAGATTACAAGCTGCCATCACCAAGCCCATTCTCTCGCAGCACCGGAAATTTGCTCTGCTCACCGGAGAGCTTCGAGCTGTCGTTTGA
- the LOC111795720 gene encoding probable flavin-containing monooxygenase 1: protein MEPKKVAIIGAGVSGLAACKFTLSKGFIPIVFEARGAIGGVWTETLQTTALQTPKEMYRFSDFPWPKSVTEEFPKYNQVLDYLKSYADHFGLMKHIRFNTKVMSIDCEGCSDEEINGWTLWGGSGEAFSERRKWRLNVVDARTNDPLEEIVVDFVILCIGRFSDVPNIPEFPPNGGPEAFKSGKVLHSLQYSAMDFDTASNLIKDKQVTVVGLQKSALDLAMECANANGPRNPCTLLYRTAHWNLPDHHPWGIPLTFLYMSRFAELLIHKPGESFLLYLLAVILSPIVIIIAKIVETYATRKHGLAKYGMVPTHGFLQDISSCLLASLPEKFYEKVDEGSIILKKSQSFWFCEDGVMIEGETKPIRSDLVILATGFRGDQKLKQIFTSATFRDCMTFHDSVIPLYRQCIHPRIPQLAVIGFTESPSNLFTSELRCRWVAEFLDGTFKLPSIKEMEKDIANWEKSLTYYSGPFSKRACLAIVHIWYSDLLCKDMGWNPMRKKGLFANLFVPHGPSDYATP, encoded by the exons ATGGAACCGAAGAAAGTGGCGATAATCGGCGCCGGAGTAAGCGGACTAGCGGCCTGCAAGTTCACTCTATCCAAAGGATTCATTCCGATCGTCTTCGAGGCGAGAGGCGCCATTGGCGGTGTTTGGACCGAGACGCTGCAGACGACGGCGCTGCAGACGCCGAAAGAGATGTACCGGTTCTCCGATTTCCCCTGGCCGAAATCGGTGACGGAAGAATTTCCGAAGTACAATCAAGTTCTCGATTACCTCAAATCTTACGCCGACCATTTCGGATTGATGAAGCACATCCGATTTAACACGAAAGTCATGAGTATCGACTGTGAAGGCTGCTCCGATGAGGAGATTAACGGTTGGACTCTTTGGGGCGGCTCCGGCGAGGCTTTCAGTGAACGCCGTAAATGGAGGCTCAATGTCGTTGATGCTCGGACTAATGACCCACTCGAG GAGATTGTGGTGGACTTCGTTATACTCTGCATCGGAAGATTCAGCGACGTTCCGAACATCCCTGAATTCCCTCCTAATGGCGGCCCTGAAGCTTTCAAATCCGGTAAAGTTCTTCACTCTCTCCAGTATTCCGCCATGGATTTCGACACTGCTTCCAACCTCATCAAGGACAAGCAAGTCACCGTCGTTGGTCTCCAGAAGTCAGCTCTTGATCTCGCCATGGAATGCGCCAATGCCAATG GTCCGAGGAATCCCTGCACCCTGCTCTATAGAACCGCGCACTGGAACCTTCCTGATCATCATCCATGGGGAATCCCTTTGACTTTTCTCTATATGAGTCGATTCGCCGAGCTTCTCATTCACAAGCCTGGCGAGAGCTTTCTCCTCTATCTCCTTGCGGTTATTCTTTCCCCAATTGTAATTATCA TCGCAAAGATTGTGGAAACCTACGCAACGAGGAAGCACGGACTGGCCAAATACGGCATGGTTCCAACCCATGGCTTTCTGCAAGACATCAGTTCATGTTTACTTGCAAGCCTGCCTGAGAAATTCTACGAAAAGGTGGACGAAGGAAGCATTATATTGAAGAAATCACAGAGTTTCTGGTTCTGTGAAGACGGTGTTATGATTGAAGGAGAAACCAAACCGATTCGCTCAGATTTGGTCATTTTGGCTACTGGATTTAGAGGTGATCAAAAGCTTAAACAAATCTTTACTTCCGCTACTTTTCGGGATTGCATGACATTTCACGATTCAGTGATTCCCTTGTACAG GCAATGCATTCATCCCAGAATCCCACAGCTAGCTGTGATTGGGTTTACAGAAAGCCCTTCAAACTTGTTCACCTCCGAGCTGCGGTGCCGATGGGTGGCGGAGTTTCTGGACGGCACGTTCAAGCTACCAAGCATCAAGGAGATGGAGAAGGACATAGCCAACTGGGAGAAGAGCTTGACGTATTACTCAGGCCCTTTCTCCAAGCGAGCTTGCCTTGCCATCGTGCATATTTGGTACAGTGATCTGCTCTGCAAGGACATGGGGTGGAACCCCATGAGGAAAAAGGGCCTTTTTGCGAACTTGTTTGTGCCTCATGGTCCTTCAGATTATGCCACTCCTTGA